Proteins encoded in a region of the Vicia villosa cultivar HV-30 ecotype Madison, WI linkage group LG5, Vvil1.0, whole genome shotgun sequence genome:
- the LOC131604934 gene encoding uncharacterized protein LOC131604934, with amino-acid sequence MWKQNISRGGWTTVTRNSFRRGDDGKWDVAKGEGRKTEGAVVSSFFFTKFGSKWKARDLLFEFKEFGVIDEVVIPSKWDKFGRRYGFVRFFDVEDEKLLGIKLDSLILEGRKLHANLPRFQRLAKNKEMLLRNTGRGGKEGVKERKEDSVYVQRSKAWVDKRAFVDVLHNRAGRDASGDASKGIKIVFFKTAKEESDRYLKAFVGVIKDVEVALKIKQIFYEEGLFSIRITLLGPNLCVLEDLVCGEVEALIEERRGWWENWFSVLRPWVPNDVDQERFTCLRISGIPCNAWGEGFFKLVTEIVGIFIKCEESTETRIKMDEASVCIKT; translated from the coding sequence ATGTGGAAGCAAAATATCTCCAGGGGAGGATGGACGACGGTGACCAGGAACTCTTTCAGAAGGGGTGATGATGGAAAGTGGGATGTTGCGAAAGGAGAAGGAAGGAAGACGGAGGGAGCTGtggtttcttcctttttcttcaCGAAGTTTGGTAGTAAATGGAAGGCAAGGGATCTGTTGTTCGAGTTCAAGGAATTCGGGGTCATTGATGAAGTTGTTATCCCCTCTAAATGGGATAAGTTTGGAAGGAGGTACGGTTTTGTACGCTTCTTTGACGTAGAGGATGAGAAGCTATTGGGTATCAAGTTGGATAGTTTGATTCTTGAAGGACGTAAATTGCATGCGAATCTTCCAAGATTTCAGCGTCTCGCCAAGAATAAGGAGATGTTGCTCCGGAATACAGGCAGGGGAGGGAAAGAGGGTGTCAAGGAGAGGAAGGAGGATTCGGTGTATGTTCAAAGGTCCAAAGCTTGGGTGGATAAGAGAGCCTTCGTGGACGTCCTTCACAATCGTGCGGGGAGGGATGCGAGCGGTGATGCGTCTAAGGGGATCAAGATTGTCTTCTTTAAGACTGCTAAGGAAGAATCGGATCGCTACCTTAAGGCGTTTGTAGGTGTTATCAAAGATGTGGAAGTTGCGTTGAAGATCAAACAGATTTTCTATGAAGAAGGCCTTTTCTCCATTAGGATTACTCTGCTAGGCCCTAACCTGTGTGTTCTTGAAGACTTGGTGTGTGGCGAAGTGGAAGCTTTGATCGAGGAGCGAAGAGGGTGGTGGGAGAACTGGTTTTCTGTTTTAAGACCTTGGGTCCCAAATGATGTTGACCAGGAGAGATTTACATGTTTGAGAATATCAGGAATTCCCTGTAATGCTTGGGGTGAAGGATTTTTCAAGTTGGTAACGGAAATAGTTGGAATCTTTATCAAATGCGAAGAGTCGACGGAGACACGGATCAAAATGGATGAAGCGAGTGTTTGTATTAAGACATGA